Below is a genomic region from Billgrantia tianxiuensis.
GCCGTAGAAGGCAACCTGGTGATCAGCGACTCCTGGCCCGGCCAGGCGCGTTCGATCTGGGGCGATCACGACCGCTTCGTGCAGACCTACTTCTCCACCTACAAGGGATATTACTTCACCGGCGACGGCTGCCGCCGCGACGAGGACGGCTACTACTGGATCACCGGTCGCGTCGACGATGTGCTCAACGTCTCCGGCCACCGTATGGGCACCGCCGAGATCGAGTCCTCGCTGGTGGCCCACGAGGCCGTCGCCGAGGCCGCCGTGGTGGGCTTCCCGCATGACATCAAGGGCCAAGGCATCTACATCTACGTGACCCTGACCGAAGGGTACGAGCCCAGCGACGAACTCAAGAAGGAGCTGACCCTGTGGGTGCGCAAGGACATCGGTCCGATCGCCTCGCCGGACGTCATCCAGTGGGCGCCGGGTCTGCCCAAGACACGCTCGGGCAAGATCATGCGCCGCATCCTGCGCAAGATCGCCGCCAACGAGACCGATGGTCTGGGCGACACCAGCACCCTGGCCGATCCGAGCGTGGTGGATGATCTCATCGAGAATCGCGCCAACCGCTGATTTGTCCAGCACCTCCTGGTTGGCAGGAACAGCCAACCGAAAGATCGAACCTCGCCGGCCTTCGGGCCGGCTTTTTCGTCTCAGCGTACGCTGGCGATGGCCTTGGCCAGCTCGGCCTTGCTCATGCGGCTGCGGCCGGGTAGGTCGAGCTGCTGGGCGCGTTCGTAGAGCTCGTCGCGGGAGAGATTTTCCAATTCGGCCAGCTTAGCGCTGCGCTTGCCACGTGGTGCGGCCTTGCCGTCGCCCTGACCGGCTGCCTTCTTGCCCGTGCCGCGCTGGCCTGATGGGCGCTTCTTTGTCTCGCTACGCTTGGCCGCCGGCTTGCCGCGCTTATCCGGTTGGCTCTTGCCGGCGTCGTCGCGCGCCTCCTGGCCGGGCGGGCGGCCTTCGGCCAAGCTCTGCTTGAGTACCTGCATCAGGTCGATCACTTCACCGCCCTGTTCCGGCTCGACCTCGGGTTCGTCTTCCTCGCCCAGAGCGATCACATCCTCGCCGTGAGCCAGTTTCTCCTGGGCGCGGGCGATGATGCGCTGACTCTGCTGGTCCTGCAGCGCCTCGCGTTCGAGGTCCTCCTCGACCAGTGCATCGATGGCCTGCTGCATCGCCTTCACCCTGTTCTTGTCGGCCTTGGAAGGCTCGGGCAGGGGAATGTCATCGGGAGTACGCAGCTCTTCGGCGAAGCGCAGTGTCTCGGCACGCAGGATGCCTTTCTCGGCGATGATCGCCACCAGGTACTCCTTGCCGCGCATGACGAAGGTAGCGATACCGGCTCGCCCGGTGGCCTCCATGCTCTCGGCCAGCAGGCGGTAGGCCTTGGTCACGCCCTTGTCGGGGGTCATGAAGTAGGCGCGCTCGAAGTACATCGGGTCGATCTCGTCGAGGCCGACGAAGCGCTTGAGGTCGATCTCCTGGGACTTCTCCGGCGCCAGCGACTCGAGTTCACGGTCCTCCACCACGACGAACTCATTCTTCTCGACCTCGTAGCCGCGGATCAGCTCGTCGTAGTCGAGCACGCGTTCCTCCTTCTCGCAGAAGTAGCGCCGTGCCAGCGGCGTGCCGTCGTTGTCGACCATGCGCAGCGACACCGGCTTGGGGCGGTTGGCCGGGTAGAGGTTGACCGGCAGGCTGACCAGGCCGAAGGTGATGGTGCCCGACCATAGCGGGCGCGGGCCGCTGGTGTGGAAGCGCTTCTTCTCCTCGCCCTGGGCCGATGCCTTTTTCTCCTTCGTCTTGCGCTTGTCCTTCGGCTTGGGCTTGGGCATGGCTTTCGATCTTGGGCTAGGCACGCTTGCGCTCCTTCTTCAGGCTGGCCTCGAGTGCCTTGGAGAGGTCATCGGAAGCCTCGCGGCGACGAATAGGCGTGACCTTGACGCTCTTGCCGCGCCGCTTGGCCTCGATCAGCTCCAGCACCCGCTCGCGATATTCGTCGTGATATTCCTCGGGGTCGAAATCCGCCTCCAGCATGCCGATCAGCTGGCGCGCCATGTCGAGCTCCCTGGCGTCAAGCGCCTTGCCCTTGGGCGGCTCCAGGGCATCTACCGGTACCACCTGCTCCTCGTGACGCAACGACATCAGCATGGGCACGCCACGATGCAAGCGCAGGGCGCCGACGTAGCTCTTCTTGCGCATGACCCAGCGCGCCAGGCCCTCCTTGCCGCTATTTGCCAGGGCTTCGGCCAGGGCGAAGTAGAGCGACTCGCTGCCATCCGGGCCCAGGTAGTAGGGCCGGTCGTACCAGCGATGATCGACTACCTGTGGCGGCATGAAGCGGATCACTTCGATGTCGCGACCCGAGTCTGGCTCCAGCGCTTCGAGTTCCTGCTTGTCGAACACCACCAGGCTGCCCTCGTCGGTGCGATAGGCGCGGCGGGTCTCGGCGTGAGGCACGATCTCGTCGGTGTCGGGGTTGACCATGGCCTGCTTGACCGGCGAGCGATCCTTTTCGTGCAGCAGGCGGAAGTGCACGCTGCGATCCTGCACCGCGGAGTAGAGCTTTACCGGTACCTCCACCTCGCCGAAGCGGATCACGCCTTTCCACATCGCTCGTGCTGGCATCAGCGTTCCTCCTCGTGGCCTGCGCCTTCTTCATGACATTCGGGCATAGCGTCTCGCGGTTCTCGAAGCGTGTCTCGACGCAGATCGGACAGATCGGCCGGTCGCAGTAGATGCAGTGGTAGCCCGCCTCGTAGTGAAAGGTGCGCAGGCAGAACTGACAGGTCTCGGGACCGGACTCCATCCACCAGGGCGCTTCGCTCATGTCATTCCCTCCGAGATCATGATTCAGGCCGCTGTCATTTCACGCCCATGATCTTGAGCAACTGGGCATCCAGCGGGCGTGCCGCCTCGTCGAAACCCGCCCAGGGATCCTCGCGCAGGGCGGAGAGACGGCGGCGCAGGTTCTGCACGTTGTAGCGGTCGGCGCGCAGTGCGGCGTTGAGCTCGTCCCAGCGAATCGGCACCGCCACCGGGGCGTTCTCGCGCGCGCGTACCGTGTAGGAGGCCACCGCCGTGGCGCCACGTCCGTTACGCAGGTAGTCGAGGAAGATTCGCCCTTCGCGCTTGGCCTTGGACATGTTGGTGGTCAGGCGCTTCGGGTCGTCCTTGGCATGCGCTTCGGCCACTCCCTTGGCGAAGGCCTTGGCCTGCTCCCACTCGGCGCTGGGCTCGAGCGGCACCACCAGGTGCAACCCCTTGCCGCCGGTGGTGCGCAGGAACGGCGTGAGTCCCAGTGACTCGAGGCGCTCGCGCAAGGTGCCGGCAACACGCAGAATCTCCTTCCAGGCGATGCCTTGGTCGGGGTCGAGGTCGAACACCAGGCTGTCAGGCTGTTCGAGATGATCAATGCGGCTGCCCCAGGGGTGGATCTCCAGCGCACCTGCCTGCACCAGGCCGATCAGGTCGGCGGCCGTTTCGACGTAGACGTACTCGGCGCTGCCTTTCTTCTCCGGCACGTCGATGCGCGGCACGCTGTCGGGAATGGCGCTGCGCGGGTGCTTCTGGAAGAAACATTCGTCGTTGCGTCCCTGGGGGCAGCGCACCAGCGACAGTGGCCGGCGGGCCAGGTGAGGCAGCACCCACTCCTGAATTTGCTCGTAGAAGCGCGCCAGGTCGAGCTTGGTCAGGCCCTGCTCGGGAAATAGCACGCGGTCGGGGTGGGTGAGGCGCACGCCAAGCAGCGAGGTTTCGTCCTTGCGCTTGCGTGCGGCTGACTTGCCCGGCTTGGCTTCCTGTTCCGGCGTGCCTTCGGCGGCCATCTCTTTGGTCGGGGTCATGCGGATCTCCTCCGGGTTGCGATCCTCGCGCAGGCCGCGAAAGGCCGGGTGGCGCAGGCGGCCGTCGCGGGTGCGTTCGGTGAACTCCACTTCGATCACCAGTTCGGGACGTACCCAGTGCACCGAGCGGCTAT
It encodes:
- a CDS encoding Ku protein, whose protein sequence is MPKPKPKDKRKTKEKKASAQGEEKKRFHTSGPRPLWSGTITFGLVSLPVNLYPANRPKPVSLRMVDNDGTPLARRYFCEKEERVLDYDELIRGYEVEKNEFVVVEDRELESLAPEKSQEIDLKRFVGLDEIDPMYFERAYFMTPDKGVTKAYRLLAESMEATGRAGIATFVMRGKEYLVAIIAEKGILRAETLRFAEELRTPDDIPLPEPSKADKNRVKAMQQAIDALVEEDLEREALQDQQSQRIIARAQEKLAHGEDVIALGEEDEPEVEPEQGGEVIDLMQVLKQSLAEGRPPGQEARDDAGKSQPDKRGKPAAKRSETKKRPSGQRGTGKKAAGQGDGKAAPRGKRSAKLAELENLSRDELYERAQQLDLPGRSRMSKAELAKAIASVR
- a CDS encoding Ku protein, which gives rise to MPARAMWKGVIRFGEVEVPVKLYSAVQDRSVHFRLLHEKDRSPVKQAMVNPDTDEIVPHAETRRAYRTDEGSLVVFDKQELEALEPDSGRDIEVIRFMPPQVVDHRWYDRPYYLGPDGSESLYFALAEALANSGKEGLARWVMRKKSYVGALRLHRGVPMLMSLRHEEQVVPVDALEPPKGKALDARELDMARQLIGMLEADFDPEEYHDEYRERVLELIEAKRRGKSVKVTPIRRREASDDLSKALEASLKKERKRA